One window from the genome of Gambusia affinis linkage group LG14, SWU_Gaff_1.0, whole genome shotgun sequence encodes:
- the si:dkey-222b8.4 gene encoding uncharacterized protein KIAA0895: MLESIKVTEQLHWPEVDLSKKSIFNSADRVVSPTQVCYANIPSPVLEDLLLQAEEEEKKQKEKEFQCRRPKSSMKSGERNRVILTQKQTRSPDGGEKPVQTNCVHSDSKCNLLKPTLSLTVVGCKMGLTPRTDSLFRKTPRLNAYRRPLSSPYNISASREAENTKKLCIFTAIKPCNVDREKEKFFQSDFNYNPQFEYSNPVSPGFLARYNHASDHFLAQAVNIMELALKRYGSYEMFEQITGGNLLPRNRIWINVKRYMEKEGCVGEIVVHVTDDLLSRASMTMVNGQPTMTINTSSAREHWLEGMLRHEIGTHYFRGLNNCQQPWGNNTGRRKYNLKPLNPTEEGLASIHSVLFRKDPTLWRAALLYYTVYQARYTSFTQLFRNLGRFVQDPHTRWDYCVRAKRGQTNTALPGCFSKDQVYLEGVLQILRYRDKIDFPMLMALGKVSFEDVDRLIPLAQMEKIRIPHFMQDQEKYAEQLRKIMVVNQLTDEELKTLI; encoded by the exons ATGTTGGAGTCAATTAAAGTTACAG AACAACTTCACTGGCCAGAGGTGGATTTGTCTAAAAAGTCCATCTTCAACTCTGCTGACAGGGTGGTGAGTCCAACCCAGGTGTGCTATGCAAACATTCCTTCCCCTGTTCTCGAGGACCTCCTGCTGCAAGccgaagaggaggagaagaagcagaaggagaaggagTTCCAGTGCAGGAGACCGAAGTCTTCGATGAAAAGTGGCGAAAGAAATCGCGTGATCTTGACTCAGAAACAGACCCGTAGTCCAGATGGGGGTGAGAAGCCAGTCCAGACAAACTGTGTCCACTCAGACAGCAAATGCAATCTTCTGAAGCCGACTCTGAGCCTTACAGTGGTGGGCTGCAAGATGGGACTGACCCCCCGCACAGATTCACTGTTCAGGAAAACCCCCAGGCTTAATGCCTACCGTCGTCCGCTCTCATCCCCCTACAATATATCTGCCTCCCGGGAGGCGGAAAACACTAAAAAGCTCTGCATCTTCACCGCTATCAAGCCATGCAATGTCgacagagagaaggaaaagTTCTTCCAGTCTGATTTCAACTACAACCCCCAGTTTGAGTACAGCAACCCTGTCTCTCCAGGTTTCCTGGCGCGCTATAACCATGCCTCCGATCACTTCCTAGCTCAG GCAGTGAACATCATGGAGCTGGCCTTGAAGAGATACGGTAGCTATGAGATGTTTGAGCAAATCACCGGTGGGAACCTGCTTCCCAGGAATCGTATCTGGATCAACGTGAAGAGATACATGGAGAAGGAAGGCTGTGTGGGCGAG ATTGTAGTCCACGTGACAGATGACTTACTGTCCAGGGCCTCGATGACGATGGTGAACGGTCAGCCCACTATGACCATCAACACGTCCAGCGCGCGGGAGCACTGGCTGGAGGGCATGTTGAGGCATGAGATTG GCACTCATTACTTCCGAGGCCTCAACAACTGCCAGCAGCCATGGGGCAACAACACGGGGAGGAGGAAGTACAACCTGAAGCCTCTGAACCCAACAGAGGAGGGCCTGGCCAGCATCCACAGCGTTCTGTTTAGGAAGGACCCCACTCTGTGGCGCGCCGCGCTGCTCTATTATACCGTCTATCAGGCCAGGTACACGTCCTTCACTCAGCTCTTCCGCAACCTGGGACGCTTTGTTCAGGACCCACACACACGCTGGGACTACTGCGTCCGTGCCAAGAGAGGCCAGACCAACACAGCCCTGCCAG GATGCTTCAGTAAAGACCAGGTTTATCTGGAGGGCGTACTGCAGATCCTGAGATACAGAGACAAGATTGACTTCCCAATGCTGATGGCTCTGGGAAAG GTGTCATTTGAAGACGTGGATCGTCTGATACCTCTGGCTCAGATGGAGAAGATCCGCATCCCACATTTCATGCAGGACCAGGAGAAATATGCTGAGCAGCTGAGAAAAATTATGGTGGTCAATCAGCTGACAGATGAAGAGCTGAAGACCCTCATCTAA